A genome region from Bradyrhizobium commune includes the following:
- a CDS encoding substrate-binding domain-containing protein produces the protein MLQIEIEAVWRFRREGSPRTAVVMLGVLNEIRKTGKISSAATDAHLSYRHVWNLIEQWSEFFGTPLVETQRGRGTKLTAFGERLVWAGERMQARLGPQLDNLAQELASEIKPFLEQRPSVIRVHASHGFAVAKLREFLDREPGIGVDLRYVSNQNSLVSLAQGACDLSGLHLPHGALRAQGIKTAREWLDAREDRVISFVTREMGLMVARGNPLGIRSIEDLTSPKVRFVNRDHDSGTRLLFDQLLAAQRIDESRINGAQQIEFTHAAVAAYVASGMADASFGVEAAARQFGLDFIRILTEDYFFVCKRAFLDTEPMQRILEIMRSADFRSAVASLPGYVPSDTGDVTGVKAFLEMHAVR, from the coding sequence ATGCTCCAGATCGAGATCGAAGCCGTTTGGCGGTTTCGCCGGGAGGGCAGCCCGCGCACGGCGGTGGTCATGCTCGGGGTCCTCAATGAGATCCGGAAGACCGGAAAGATCTCGAGCGCGGCCACCGACGCCCACCTCTCCTACCGCCACGTCTGGAATCTGATCGAGCAATGGTCGGAATTCTTCGGCACACCGCTGGTCGAGACCCAGCGCGGCAGAGGCACCAAGCTCACCGCCTTCGGCGAGCGGCTGGTGTGGGCCGGCGAGCGCATGCAGGCCCGGCTCGGCCCGCAGCTCGACAACCTCGCGCAGGAACTTGCGAGCGAGATCAAGCCGTTCCTCGAGCAGCGGCCATCCGTGATCCGGGTCCATGCCAGCCACGGCTTTGCGGTCGCAAAGCTGCGCGAATTCCTCGACCGCGAGCCCGGCATCGGCGTCGATCTGCGCTATGTCAGCAACCAGAATTCGCTGGTCTCGCTGGCGCAGGGCGCCTGCGACCTTTCCGGCCTGCATCTGCCACACGGCGCGCTACGCGCGCAGGGCATCAAGACGGCGCGCGAATGGCTCGATGCGCGCGAGGACCGCGTGATCAGCTTCGTGACGCGCGAGATGGGGCTGATGGTCGCGCGCGGCAATCCGCTTGGCATCCGGTCGATCGAAGACCTCACCTCGCCAAAAGTGCGGTTCGTCAACCGCGATCACGATTCCGGCACGCGCCTGCTGTTCGACCAGCTGCTCGCCGCGCAACGCATCGACGAAAGCCGCATCAACGGCGCGCAGCAGATCGAGTTCACCCACGCCGCCGTCGCTGCCTATGTCGCAAGCGGCATGGCGGATGCGAGCTTTGGCGTCGAGGCCGCGGCCAGGCAATTCGGCCTCGATTTCATCCGGATCCTGACCGAGGATTATTTCTTCGTCTGCAAGCGCGCGTTCCTCGACACCGAGCCGATGCAACGTATCCTCGAGATCATGCGCAGCGCCGATTTTCGCAGCGCCGTGGCGAGCCTGCCCGGCTACGTGCCGTCAGACACGGGCGATGTCACCGGCGTGAAGGCGTTTTTGGAGATGCACGCCGTGCGCTGA
- a CDS encoding winged helix-turn-helix domain-containing protein, producing MSRASAKSLPQLSLRIDLDGEDRIGPGKIELLEQIREHGSISAAGRAMDMSYKRAWDLVDEINRICGHVAVEPQAGGKNGGGAMLSPFGEALVARYRKIERDAARAVRKELEALKSDIVRSRKS from the coding sequence ATGTCGCGCGCGAGCGCCAAATCGCTTCCCCAATTGAGCCTGCGGATCGACCTCGACGGCGAGGATCGGATCGGGCCCGGCAAGATCGAGCTGTTGGAGCAGATCCGCGAGCACGGCTCGATCTCGGCGGCGGGCCGCGCCATGGACATGTCCTACAAGCGCGCCTGGGATCTCGTCGACGAGATCAACCGCATCTGCGGGCATGTCGCGGTCGAGCCGCAGGCCGGCGGCAAGAACGGCGGCGGCGCCATGCTTTCCCCCTTCGGCGAAGCGCTGGTCGCGCGCTACCGCAAGATCGAGCGCGACGCCGCGCGTGCCGTTCGTAAGGAGCTGGAAGCGCTCAAGAGCGACATCGTCCGTTCCCGCAAGTCCTGA
- a CDS encoding aldehyde dehydrogenase family protein, with protein sequence MSDYNLLIDGKLVPGDQTMPVLNPATEEVLAQCPRASKSQLDAAVAAAKAAYPAWAATPMEERRKVVIGMADVIEANSGDLARILTAEQGKPLADATGEVLGMAAFFRYLGSLELPMKVIENSGDRKVEAYRRPLGVVGAIIPWNYPLLILSFKLPSALLAGNTLVVKPAPTTPLATLRFAELIKDVVPKGVLNFITDANDLGGEMTKHPDIRKISFTGSTATGQKVMASAAQTLKRITLELGGNDAGIVLDDVDPKKVAPGIFEGAFQNSGQVCLAIKRLYVHESVYDELCNELVAIARNTVVDDGSKQGTKLGPLQNKMQYEKVKAFLEDAHKNGKVVAGGSAMDRPGYFIEPTIVRDIQEGSKLVDEEQFGPVLPLIKYSDKDDVIRRANATTYGLGASVWSSDIKRAHEVATKLESGTVWINKHLDMAPHIPFGGAKQSGIGTEFAEEGLAEFTQLQIINGPPAA encoded by the coding sequence ATGAGTGACTACAATCTTCTCATCGACGGCAAGCTGGTGCCCGGCGACCAGACCATGCCGGTTCTCAATCCCGCGACCGAAGAGGTGCTGGCGCAGTGTCCGCGCGCCTCGAAGTCGCAGCTCGACGCGGCCGTTGCCGCGGCGAAGGCCGCCTATCCCGCCTGGGCCGCAACGCCGATGGAAGAGCGCCGCAAGGTCGTGATCGGGATGGCCGACGTGATCGAGGCCAATTCGGGCGACCTCGCCCGCATCCTCACCGCCGAGCAAGGCAAGCCGCTGGCGGATGCCACCGGCGAAGTGCTCGGCATGGCCGCTTTCTTCCGCTATCTCGGCTCGCTCGAATTGCCGATGAAGGTGATCGAGAACTCCGGCGACCGCAAGGTCGAGGCCTATCGCCGCCCGCTCGGCGTCGTCGGCGCCATCATTCCCTGGAACTATCCGCTGCTGATCCTCAGCTTCAAGCTGCCGTCGGCGCTGCTCGCCGGCAACACGCTGGTGGTCAAGCCCGCCCCGACCACGCCGCTCGCCACGCTGCGCTTCGCCGAACTGATCAAGGACGTGGTGCCGAAGGGCGTGCTCAACTTCATCACCGACGCCAACGATCTCGGCGGCGAGATGACCAAGCATCCCGACATCCGCAAGATCTCCTTCACGGGCTCGACGGCCACGGGACAAAAGGTGATGGCGAGCGCGGCGCAAACGCTCAAGCGCATCACGCTCGAGCTCGGTGGCAACGATGCCGGCATCGTGCTCGACGACGTCGACCCGAAGAAGGTCGCGCCCGGCATCTTCGAGGGCGCGTTCCAGAACTCCGGCCAGGTCTGCCTCGCCATCAAGCGGCTCTATGTGCACGAATCCGTCTATGACGAGCTCTGCAACGAGCTGGTCGCGATCGCCAGGAACACGGTGGTGGACGATGGCTCCAAGCAGGGCACCAAGCTCGGGCCGTTGCAGAACAAGATGCAGTACGAGAAGGTCAAGGCGTTCCTCGAGGACGCCCACAAGAACGGCAAGGTGGTTGCCGGCGGTTCCGCGATGGACCGCCCCGGCTATTTCATCGAGCCGACCATCGTGCGCGATATCCAGGAAGGCTCGAAACTGGTCGATGAGGAGCAGTTCGGGCCGGTGCTGCCGCTGATCAAATATTCCGACAAGGATGACGTGATCCGCCGCGCCAACGCCACGACCTACGGCCTCGGCGCCTCGGTGTGGTCATCCGACATCAAGCGCGCCCACGAAGTGGCAACCAAGCTCGAGTCCGGTACGGTCTGGATCAACAAGCATCTCGACATGGCACCGCACATCCCGTTCGGCGGCGCCAAGCAGTCGGGCATCGGCACCGAATTCGCCGAGGAAGGCCTCGCCGAATTCACCCAGCTCCAGATCATCAACGGCCCGCCGGCGGCCTGA
- a CDS encoding DUF2478 domain-containing protein: MFDAQCDLAALVYEPHRDPDAVLRNFAADLNVHGFRVVGMVQAGQAACASSSAAIVMRWKRGGRASRPETRNPRSDHIRRSAKF, from the coding sequence ATGTTCGATGCGCAATGCGATCTCGCTGCCCTCGTCTACGAGCCGCATCGGGATCCCGATGCCGTCCTGCGCAACTTCGCGGCGGATCTGAATGTGCACGGCTTTCGCGTCGTCGGCATGGTGCAGGCCGGCCAAGCGGCATGTGCGTCAAGCTCCGCTGCGATCGTGATGCGCTGGAAACGTGGTGGCAGGGCGTCACGGCCGGAGACCCGCAACCCGAGATCGGATCACATCCGACGGTCTGCGAAATTCTGA
- a CDS encoding LysR family transcriptional regulator, translating into MRFHSPSIQYFHAVRRAGSIRAAARVLNVASSAVSRQILKLEQEVGSPLFERTARGLTLTTVGEMLARHVMNVLQDLDRFRSDVASLSGAWHGTISIACIESLTKSVLPDLIASHRGRARRVSFTTEVMGSSDVLEALSRGEADIGIAIALRHPPDLRQVALKRFRLGALVAREHPLARRKTVTLPQCLAFPVIHALPELSIYHLLQPLIAQLPETPEPAIQANSIDLMRELAARGVGVAFQTQLGIGRLSRDSQLVFLPLDNAGSPVWSDLGIYVRAERTLPAFTESFLQELVRELGERERRENAAYPQVA; encoded by the coding sequence ATGCGATTTCATTCACCGTCCATCCAGTACTTCCATGCCGTCCGCCGCGCCGGCTCGATCCGGGCTGCGGCACGGGTCCTCAATGTCGCCTCGTCCGCCGTCAGCCGCCAAATTCTCAAGCTTGAACAAGAGGTTGGATCACCCTTATTCGAACGAACGGCGCGCGGCCTGACGCTGACGACGGTCGGCGAGATGCTGGCCCGGCATGTCATGAACGTGCTCCAGGACCTCGACCGCTTCCGCTCGGACGTCGCATCCCTGTCCGGCGCCTGGCACGGCACCATCAGCATCGCCTGCATCGAGTCCCTCACGAAATCGGTGTTGCCGGACTTGATCGCCTCGCACCGCGGCCGGGCCCGGCGCGTCAGCTTCACCACCGAGGTGATGGGATCCTCCGACGTGCTGGAAGCGCTGAGCCGCGGCGAGGCCGATATCGGCATTGCCATCGCGCTCAGGCATCCACCCGACCTGCGGCAGGTCGCGCTGAAGCGCTTTCGTCTAGGCGCGCTCGTTGCGCGCGAGCATCCGCTGGCACGCCGCAAGACGGTCACACTGCCGCAATGTCTCGCCTTCCCCGTCATTCACGCGCTGCCGGAGCTGTCGATCTATCATCTGCTCCAGCCCCTGATCGCGCAGCTGCCGGAGACGCCGGAACCCGCGATCCAGGCCAACTCGATCGACCTGATGCGCGAGCTCGCCGCGCGCGGGGTCGGCGTCGCGTTCCAGACCCAGCTCGGCATCGGCCGTCTGTCGCGCGACAGCCAGCTCGTGTTCCTGCCGCTCGACAATGCTGGCAGTCCAGTGTGGTCCGACCTCGGCATCTATGTCCGCGCCGAGCGCACCCTGCCCGCCTTCACCGAGTCATTTCTCCAGGAGCTCGTGCGCGAGCTCGGCGAGCGCGAGCGGCGCGAGAACGCGGCCTACCCGCAGGTGGCATGA
- a CDS encoding AraC family transcriptional regulator: MPVRRLKPSRILGIERFSDFGEFRANEVLGLGTSTPLRPREFSLTRAILPLQDGLFVLQRSFARRLDVDIGTDRGIGLVVPFTYHSTTNGREIDSSTVNVVRGRVPIKCVEDHPNTYLMMRFNSDMRHRGWADYDSGLGFFRSHEAPMTRLRAVILNMFCLASELNDPRQFDALSRPIEETLLACLDDTLVPVDGLAARRGSFDKHRKLVARLDEVAATFGSRPLYSEDLAATLGVSVRTLQTATNAVHGMSLHHYLRLKRLWATRIQLMTGSAGVSVKAAALGNGFWHLGDFSRGYRLAFGETPSETLARGRRF, encoded by the coding sequence ATGCCGGTACGTCGGCTGAAACCTTCGCGAATCCTCGGCATCGAGCGCTTCTCGGATTTCGGCGAGTTTCGCGCCAACGAGGTGCTCGGCCTCGGCACCTCGACGCCGCTTCGACCGCGCGAATTCTCTCTGACCCGTGCCATCCTGCCGCTCCAGGACGGGCTGTTCGTGCTCCAGCGCTCTTTCGCGCGGCGCCTCGACGTCGATATCGGCACCGATCGTGGCATCGGCCTCGTCGTCCCGTTCACCTATCATTCCACCACCAACGGCCGCGAGATCGACAGCTCGACGGTGAACGTCGTCCGCGGCAGGGTTCCGATCAAGTGCGTCGAGGACCACCCCAACACCTACCTGATGATGCGGTTCAACTCGGATATGCGCCATCGCGGCTGGGCCGATTACGACAGCGGGCTCGGCTTCTTCCGTTCGCATGAGGCGCCCATGACGCGCCTGCGCGCCGTGATCCTGAACATGTTTTGCCTGGCTTCCGAACTCAACGATCCCAGGCAGTTCGATGCGCTCAGCCGGCCGATCGAGGAGACGCTGCTCGCCTGCCTCGACGACACCCTGGTGCCGGTGGACGGGCTCGCCGCGCGACGCGGATCGTTCGACAAGCATCGCAAGCTGGTCGCGCGGCTCGACGAAGTGGCGGCAACCTTCGGCAGCCGCCCGCTCTACAGCGAAGACCTGGCCGCCACGCTCGGCGTCTCCGTGCGCACGCTCCAGACCGCGACGAACGCCGTGCACGGCATGAGCCTGCACCACTATCTGCGGCTCAAGCGTCTCTGGGCGACCCGCATCCAGCTCATGACCGGAAGCGCCGGCGTCAGCGTGAAGGCCGCAGCGCTGGGCAACGGCTTCTGGCACCTCGGCGATTTTTCGCGCGGCTACAGGCTGGCATTTGGCGAGACGCCGTCGGAGACGCTGGCTCGGGGCCGCCGTTTCTGA
- a CDS encoding TIGR00645 family protein: protein MTSEPKAPSALCAPRPQIGPFAQLIFGSRWLQLPLYVGLIVAQAVYVLLFLKELWHLVAHSFDASEQQIMLIVLGLIDVVMISNLLVMVIVGGYETFVSRLNLRGHPDEPEWLSHVNASVLKIKLAMAIVGISSISLLRTFIEAGNLGTTRSNFTETGVMWQVLIHLTFIISAIGIAWVDRLADNAHRKENGHG, encoded by the coding sequence ATGACGTCCGAACCCAAAGCACCTTCGGCGCTCTGCGCGCCGCGGCCGCAAATCGGCCCGTTCGCCCAGCTGATCTTCGGCTCGCGCTGGCTGCAATTGCCGCTCTATGTCGGCCTCATCGTCGCGCAGGCCGTCTATGTGCTGTTGTTCCTCAAGGAGCTCTGGCACCTGGTTGCGCACTCGTTTGACGCGAGCGAGCAGCAGATCATGCTGATCGTGCTCGGGCTGATCGACGTCGTCATGATCTCGAACCTCCTGGTGATGGTGATCGTCGGCGGCTATGAGACCTTCGTTTCGCGCCTGAATTTGCGCGGCCATCCCGACGAGCCGGAATGGCTGAGCCACGTCAACGCCAGCGTGCTCAAGATCAAGCTCGCGATGGCGATCGTCGGCATCTCCTCGATCTCGCTGCTGCGGACCTTCATCGAAGCCGGCAATCTCGGCACCACACGCAGCAATTTCACCGAGACCGGCGTGATGTGGCAGGTCCTGATCCACCTGACCTTCATCATCTCGGCGATCGGCATCGCCTGGGTCGATCGTCTCGCCGACAATGCGCACCGCAAGGAGAACGGGCACGGCTGA
- a CDS encoding TerC family protein produces MTEFITAEALTALAQVVLIDLVLAGDNAVVIGLAAAGLPAEQRRRAIVVGIVAATVLRIAFAGVATQLLQVIGLLLAGGVLLLWVCWKMWRELREQAAHAGELAFSHGGGASRASAQRKTFGQAAAQIVAADVSMSLDNVLAVAGAAREHPYILAFGLLLSVALMGVAADLLGRVLQRQRWIAYVGLAIIVYVAFEMIYRGSLALAPVIASL; encoded by the coding sequence ATGACCGAATTCATCACCGCCGAGGCGCTGACTGCGCTCGCCCAGGTGGTTCTGATCGACCTCGTGCTCGCCGGTGACAATGCCGTCGTCATCGGTCTTGCCGCCGCTGGCCTGCCGGCCGAGCAGCGCCGCCGCGCCATTGTTGTCGGCATCGTCGCGGCGACCGTGCTGCGTATCGCCTTCGCCGGCGTCGCGACCCAGCTGCTCCAGGTGATCGGCCTGCTGCTTGCCGGCGGCGTGCTGCTGCTGTGGGTGTGCTGGAAGATGTGGCGCGAGCTGCGCGAACAGGCCGCGCATGCGGGCGAGCTTGCGTTCAGCCATGGCGGCGGCGCGAGCCGCGCATCGGCGCAGCGCAAGACCTTTGGCCAGGCGGCGGCGCAGATCGTTGCGGCCGACGTCTCGATGTCGCTCGACAACGTGCTCGCCGTCGCAGGTGCCGCGCGCGAGCATCCCTACATCCTTGCCTTCGGCCTCTTGCTGTCGGTCGCGCTGATGGGCGTTGCCGCCGATCTGCTCGGCCGCGTGCTCCAGAGGCAACGCTGGATCGCCTATGTCGGTCTCGCCATCATCGTCTACGTCGCCTTCGAGATGATCTATCGCGGCTCGCTCGCGCTCGCGCCGGTCATTGCAAGTCTCTGA
- a CDS encoding TerB family tellurite resistance protein → MSDAKYSNPMEIEITEPSSLNEQAAVALVIAGALVAVADRRVSPVERDEVIRFIRDRQLAPHIPDERLFAMFDELAERLEEPDFANVVIDTLRPVANLSLSSHLMELSERVAAADEDVHPHEVQAIKLLRLLTLVLPRAKPVGAAARAASEE, encoded by the coding sequence ATGTCTGACGCCAAATACTCAAACCCGATGGAAATCGAGATCACCGAACCGTCCAGCCTCAACGAGCAGGCTGCGGTGGCGCTGGTGATTGCGGGCGCACTCGTTGCCGTCGCCGACCGGCGCGTCTCGCCGGTCGAGCGCGACGAGGTGATCCGCTTCATCAGGGACCGCCAGCTGGCGCCGCACATTCCGGACGAGCGGTTGTTTGCGATGTTCGACGAGCTTGCCGAGCGGCTCGAGGAGCCCGACTTCGCCAATGTCGTGATCGACACGTTGCGGCCGGTCGCGAACCTCTCGCTCTCCTCACATCTGATGGAGCTGTCGGAGCGCGTCGCGGCCGCCGACGAGGACGTGCATCCGCATGAAGTGCAGGCGATCAAGCTGCTGCGCCTGCTGACACTGGTGCTGCCGCGCGCGAAGCCGGTCGGCGCAGCTGCGCGCGCTGCCTCCGAGGAGTGA
- a CDS encoding nuclear transport factor 2 family protein: MDDQAKRAALQRHWQASDADDFEAEHDIYRDDAVLDYPQSGERIHGRRNIQESRSVQPNKKRFTIRRILGGGDLWVSEFVLTYDGVPSYVVSIMEFCDGLVAHETQYFGDRFEPGPSRAHLVERLG, from the coding sequence ATGGACGATCAAGCCAAGCGCGCGGCGCTGCAGCGCCATTGGCAGGCGTCGGACGCGGATGATTTCGAGGCCGAGCACGACATCTATCGCGACGACGCCGTGCTCGATTATCCGCAATCGGGCGAGCGGATTCATGGCCGGCGAAACATTCAGGAAAGCCGTTCCGTGCAGCCGAACAAGAAGCGCTTCACGATCCGGCGCATCTTAGGTGGCGGCGATCTCTGGGTCAGCGAGTTCGTCCTGACCTACGACGGTGTGCCGTCCTACGTTGTGAGCATCATGGAATTTTGCGACGGGCTGGTCGCCCACGAAACGCAATATTTCGGCGACCGGTTTGAGCCCGGTCCCTCGCGCGCGCATCTCGTCGAGCGGTTGGGGTAG